A segment of the Lagopus muta isolate bLagMut1 chromosome 8, bLagMut1 primary, whole genome shotgun sequence genome:
AAGTGGGATCTGTGCAGTAAGAATTGTTGTTGTGTGCAGGGTCGGAAAAATTAAGCAGATTTCTGTAGCTGCCAAGCCTAGTTCTTAGCTCCCGCATGAGCACAAACACGGAGCAGCCCTGGTGAGCTGCAAGAAGAGATTTATGTAATGTGCACCTAAACCACAAGTCACATGGCCCGCTTTCCGTTTTCATACTTTCTGATCGCTCAGAGAGGAGAAGTGTACCCAAACTGCCGTGCTTTGCCATGCTGCACTGAGCGCTGCCCTTCAGCGCCATGTCCCTGCGGCGGCTCGCCCAGCACAGCCAGCGTGCGGGCAGCGGGGATCGGGGCGTGCAGATGGACAGCAGGCGGCTGCAGCAGCTGGTCAGCACGGTGGGGACGCTGCCAAGGAGCCGCAAGCAGGTAGGGCACCTCCAGCCTGCAGGGCACCGCGGGCGGAGAGTGAGTTTGGGTGGCGATGggctccttccagcagctgttGTGTGGGAGCACTGCCAAGGGGAGGTGCGGGAGAGACTGCGGGACTGTTGGCGgtcagcagagctcctgcagctgggatCCTGCCCGGCTGCGGCTCTTCGTTCCAGGTGTGCTGCGAGGCACAGGGGAGCATCCTGCTGCCTGGTGTTCCCTTAAACTTGGGCGTGCTTCAGCACGGTGGTCAGGCTGGGCTTTGTTCTGCATCCTTGGCAGGAAGCATCTATCGTGGGTTGTTTCCTTCCAAACTTTGGGCTGTTTTATTACAACTATTGTAGCTACTTTGGCTGTCCCTGTCGCTGTGCTTTTTGTACAATCAATCACAGAACCGCAGCatggttggaaggaacccctcagccccagccctgccgtgggctggctgtctcccagctcaggctgcccagcacccatCCATGGCCTGGggcatctccagggacggggcacctCAGCTCCAGGCAGTGCCAcggcctcactgccctctgagtaaggaatttcctcctcatatctgacctaaatctcctcttCTAGTTCAAAAAcacttgtcctgtcactatctgccCAGGTacaaagtcagtctccctcctgtttataagctcccttttcATGCGGAAAAGCAAATTTCTGTTGTTTGCAACGGGAGGTGAACAAAACTgcctgttgctgctgctgtaaattGCCAGCTGAGCAATTGTAGCCCACCTTTTTGTCTTGTGTGAATAAGCCTGAATTGAAAGTGCTTGAAATGCATTATAATCTTGAAGTGTTATCAGAAAACTGGCACATAGTGTCCAAGCACTGAAggctctgctttgtgcagcaaCAGAAGCACATTCCTCCCATACAATCCTGGGGATGTAAAAGACAGCCAGAAGCAGACAAGCACTGGGCACACTGCATTGatgcagccaccagcagcagtgataGAGCAGCACTTCGTGGTTCTGCTGCAGATAAATGAGCAATAATGGCCGTGATGTGTTTGTGGGTGTTAACAAAGAATTCCAAGTGTGTTACTGCATGGCACCCCTTGCTCCTCCCTGCTTCTCTCTCCAGTTGAACACAGGTTCATAAAATGGAGGTTGTGTTGGTGGTTGCACATTGACCTGGCTTTGCAGTATTGAAGCCTAGGACTTTTTAGTATATTGACTGTACAATTTAGTGGTAATGTAATTCCTTATTTTTGGCTCATGTTTATGGAAAGCGTGGATGTTTAAGTGCTGATCCTGGCTTTTCTCAGGCCTCTGTAGGCACAAGGCTGCCTTGCCCAAAGCAGGGATGCTGGGTGCTTGTTGCCATGGCCATGCGTCTGCTTGGAAACATTATTTGGCCATCACTAGtagctgctgagagctgcctgcagctttgtggtgtgtgtacgtgtgtgtgtctgttttctgccttttttgaTGGGTGTTGAAGTTATAAATACCTACAGACTTTTTAGGGGGAAGGTGTGAAAGAAAGTTGAGGTCTCAGCATAACAAAAGTGTGATTTGGGTACAGTATAGGTGATACTTACAGCGTTAGTGGAAATCCCTGGCTTATACAGTTTTGCAGCTTCCTTGCCTTAGTGCTGAATGCAGATGTGCAGCAGGAGGTCCTCCTTTGATGCCCTACAGAACGCAGCATTCCTCTTTAGCAGCTGTGCCTTTTGTCCTCCCAGTTTCTGCCCTCCTGAGAAGCTGCACCTCCAGCAGTTTGTGTGAAGAGTTCCCTACTCCAGGCACTGTTcccagcagatttttttctgggGTTTCGTCactattttttctcttgcactcactgatgtgagcacagcagcccTCAGATCCCCGTGCAGCCCCTCCTGCCTCAAACCCCTCCGGTGTATGTATGGGTTGTATTCCCCAGCCACATCCTGCTGTGCTCACCTCTTCCTTGGGAGCGATGCCTGAGGGCTGACAGCCGGTTGGCAGAGGTCACATTGTCACCCCTGCACAAAATGTTATCAGCAGGTGACTCAGCTCCCCATTCTTAGCTCACTGCAGGCAGGCCGGGACAGCAGAAAGCTATTGGGCAGTGATGCTTTCACATCGGGTAGGGActggcagtgcagcacagtCCCCCGGGGAGAAACATCCCTTGATGTTTTCTGGGTGTCAACAACTGGATCAAGAGCTAAGAGCACCcatgattttgctttttctctgtggtGTTCTTATCTTGGTAGTGCTGAATATCGTGTTTAAAAGATTTGGAATAATGCTATATTTGAGGGACTGATTTCCAACctaacagcagcacagtggcattcctccagcagcaggccGCAGGGAGCCCTGAGGAGCTGTGACCCCACTgacccttttcctttcccctttctgcttGCAGCTCGCTCTGACCAGATCCAGCTCCCTGGGGGACTGCTCCCGGCCGCAGAGGTACGGTGATGCCCTGCCAGCTGTGCTCATGCAGTGCAGCCCTGGGTGGGATGGACTCATGGGGGAAGTAGGGTGGAGGGGCTCAGGAATGGGGTCATAGAAAGATAAGGAGTCCCAATTGGAGGGGACCCACAAGGAACAGtgagccctgcacagccccacttGAACCCAAAGTCTGAGGTTGGTGTCCCAGCtctccctgagctgcagcagctcggggctgtgcctgctgtcctgggagctgtgctgtgcccactgccctctgcagcacagcctttccctgctgtaCAACCTGGGTAATCCTGAGTGCTTTTCTTGCAGACACTTCATTTCTATATTCAAAGAAGATAAGGAGACATTTGGCTTTGAAATCCAGGTGAGACTTATGTGACAAATTGATTcatttaaagataaaatactGTGTGAAATCTTCAGCATCACATCCTCCAAACTAGATTAACACGGGATGGGGTAGAGAAAGACACCTGTGAGTCCTTTGTGAAACTGGAGTGCTTAAGAAGCACCACAGAAATGGGATGTGCTTCTGAGGAGTTCTCATAGGTCACAGGTGAGAGCCTGGTCCATGGCAAGTTGGAGTGCTGACCATAGGAGACAGCTCAGATACAAAGCAGACAATGGAAACACCTTCTTTCCTCCTTAGGCAATCATGTTTTCAGAGAATGCCAcgtagaaatatttttatataaaagagagagatcaaaatcctctccttttcctagaaatcccttGTGCCTGCTGTATGAAATGACCTGGCACTGCCATGTACAGAGGGACGTGCTAGCTTTGGTGAAAGGAGTGCTATGGGAAAGCCCAACTTGTTCAGAGTTGATTCTGTGACTAATGGTTGTGTAAGTGCTCGGCTCAGGAACACTTTCAGAGAgctttcagaagggaaaataattgaGTCCATTATCGGGCTTTTGTACAAATTGCCAGGGCAGATTTTCATTATATGTGAcattctgattaaaaataattgttcttgGCGTGTTTCTTCCTGAACGTACATTCAGTGAGAGCATTTCACTAGAAAGTCCAGGCTGTGAAATGACAGCGTCAGTTTGGTACCAAGCATAAGGCATTATTTAGAAGTTGCAGTTTCATTATTGCTACAATTTGATCGTAGGCAAACCAGAATACGAGGATGTGAAATTCTGGGTCTGCCATCTGCAAGGAGCTCCTCAGAGCTACAGCCATGGCAGAACGTGGGGTCTCTTGTGTGCTGCTTGTGCTGGTACTTCCCACTTATTAAGTGGATTCTGGTGGTGACGTGGACTCAGTGTGCCTCTGTCTGTGCCCAGATTTTGCACATCAGCTGCTTCGAGTCACATCTTTCCCAGCACTGTGGCAACCTAAAGCCCAGTTATCCACCCAAAGTAACGGCCTGGCTTCTTCTGCGGTCTGTGAAGAGAGGAAGGTGTGTGGTGAGGGAATCCCATCCTCCTGGTCAAAAATGGGGCTCTTAGGGCCACCAGTCACTCACTGGGGCCATCTGCCCCTCTGGGTGGCTCTGGCGGGGATGCTGAGCTGGTGGACAGATGTCTAGCTAGGCATGGTGAATCTCATCCTGCTTCTCTGGGACACTCAACGAGGTCCAAACAGAAGGACAGGCATGTCCTACTGCCTCAGTTATGCAGATTCCTTCAGAATCctcagcacagaatcacagaatggcctgggttggaagggacctcaaggatcatgaagttccaacccccccactacaggcagggccaccagcctccacatttcatagcagcccaggctgcctagggccccatccaacctggccttgaacacctccagggacagggcatcacaTGATTTGGTGTTCTTAGTTTAGCTGAAAGTTTTGCTGATGGTTTTAAGGCTGAAATCACCATATTGTTGTGATTTGCTCTAATAAACTCTGAACTCGTGATAGAATTCATCTCTGTTCTCAGCCAGTGTTGACTGAGGAATTTGGGAATCTATCATGACGTATGTAAGGTAGGTTTGACTGTCGTAGGTTTTCAGGAACTTCAGTTTCAGTCTTAAACAGCCTCTTGGCAGAGGATGTGGCTGAATACTGATATTTGCATGCAACCCAAAAGACATTTCCTGTCAACACAAGATGCTCTGGTCGTATCTCTCAGTTTAGCACTTTTCTAAATGAATGTCAGAGTTGATAACAGGACGATGGATTCTACCAAGAGTTATGATAATACAACCTGCTCAACACAGcctctcattttaaaaaagagtgtgaaatgaaaatagatCACATGacagtatttcaaatattaCTTGTAGTCATGTCTTCAATATCAGCAGcacttttcctttgctatttaCAGACTATTAGATTTCCAAACCAAACCGATTACTCCTTGGAGGTATGCACTTGCGTCTGCAAAATTCAAGAGGAAAGTCCTGCCCATGTTTCTGGTCTTCAAATTGGTAATGACTTGCTTTTTTCCTATCTGCGGGTGGCCCTAGTTGCTTTTCTCCATGTTAGTTCTGTTTTAGAGAATGTGGTAGGGATGTGTGTGCTGAAGATGCTCCTTGCAGCTTCTTATCTCTACAGGTGATATTCTTGCCAACGTCAATGGAGTGAACACCGATGGTTTTAGTCACAAGCAAATTGTAGACTTGATAAAGTCTTCAGGGAACTATTTAAGGTAGGCATCTGCCCTTCACAGTGCTTTGAGTTTGACGTGGTACTGCTGGAAACCATGAAACCTTCTTGTGCTAAGCAGCAGTGCCACACTCACAGACACACAGCACTGTGATGTGCATCTCTTGCCCATGCTGTGACTTTGctcatcccacagcagctgctgaatcCATCCGTGGAGGGGAGTTGATGGCACATTAGGGCACCCTCCATCCTGTCTGCATCGCCTCCCTAAGGACCCCATGGCCCCATGTGCTGCTGTAGGGCACCACTCCCCCATGCTGGTACCCAAAGCCCCTCTTCTTTCCAGGCTGGAGACTGTCAATGGGGCCCTGTTCCTGAGGAAGATGGAGCTGGAGAacaagctgcagctgctgaaggtAACATGGTGaaccactgtgctgctgtgaagtGCAGAGTGCTGCCATGGGTCTGATGTTTGTGGGGGCAGCCGTGGGGTACAGTGGGGGCTGGGGAGCCGTGtgtccccagtgctgctgctggcagccctgctgcctccctggtGGATGCTGTGGGGGCCGGATgccagtgctgtgtgtgggggTGATGTCAGCACCACCTCACTGAGCGCACTGCGGCATCgctccagctgcagcatcaGCCTGCACATGAGGCTGCCGTGCCACAACCATGGGGCCCTGGCTCCCCATCACATCCCGAGGACCCACATGTCTCCAACTCTGGGGCTGCAAAGCATCTCTGTGAGCCCCTGGGCATTTTTTGAAAGCATCCAAGTTCTTGTCCTTCCAGGGGTGCTGAGCTTCTCCAGCTTTTTTGCTGCCTGATGCAGGGAAGAAATAATGCTGACTGCATGTCATAGGCTTGTTTTCCATTAGGtcaaatgatgaaaaaaataatcaaaaaatcattttgataaTTTTGACCTCCTCTTAAGATAACTTTGGCCTCTTCTTAAACATGGTCAGAGTGAGAATTGATGAGTGCTGTAAGTGAACAGTAAGCTGGGCCAGCATTTGGAGAATGTCAAAGTGTGGCTTGTAGACACTTTGGAGTATTCTTTACCTGATGGAGAGTTTTTCCTGATGGCAGCACTGAGCCAAGACCCTCCCTGCAGGAATGGAGTACTTCAAACTGGATACTGATCTGGCTAGAATAAACCTCATGACAAATGTTCAGGCTTGCCAGAACtttgcagcagggatgggattTGCCATCTGGGAACAACGCctgtgtgagcagtgctgtggctgccCCTCCCCGTATGGTTCAGAGAACTCAGGAAGACAGAAGCTGCTGTGAAACACTCAGCTTTCAGATAGCAGTGGTTTCCCAAAAGTGCCAAGCCTCTGCAAGGAGAGCTTTCACTGTTGTGTGAAGTCAGGTGTGAGCCTGGCCCTGTGTGTCCGCACTCCTACCTGATGcatggcacagggctgtgcccagcatCAGTGCCGTGTCACCATGCCAtgccacagagcacagagctttgCCTGGGCACTTTGCATGGATAGCCATGTAACTTGCCAGACTGCCCTGTTGTGTGCTCATGCAGGTTGCCGAGGAAGTGTGCGGTGTTTTCCTGTGGACCCAGCAGCACTCACTTGGCAGCTTCTTAACCAGTGCAGCAGTTGGTTGTTAGATCAGTGGCTGACCTGCAACAGAGGAAATAACATAATGCTGCTCGCTGGTAGGGTGGGATGTCAGCACGTCAGCAGTGGCTCAGTGAAAGGCCATCTGAGTACAGCTGCCTGCATTCCAGATTTCAGCCTTCTGCTTTTGCACATTTCACGCAGAAAGTGCCTCAGCCAAAGCACTTTGCTCAGGGAAGCTGGAGGAGGCTTGCTGAGCCCCAGGAATGCTGTGTTGTGCAGAAAGAGGGCACACCTCCGCATCCTGTAGGCAAAGAGTGCTCTCTGGGAACCTGCTTTATTTGAAGTGTTTTGTAACTTTGTGAAAGTGTGAATGACAGTCAGCTCTTTTAATCCTTCACAGCAAACTCTGCAGCAGAAGTGGGTGGAGTTGCGCTCCCTGCACTTACAGGAACAGCGTTTGCTGCATGGTGAGTCTCCGTTTCCGGGTGGGAAACCGCAGCGCTGCTGAGACCTCTGGGGgaagctggggctgagcagcaccacGCACTCCTCTAACCTGGtttccatctgctttctttttttccttcttaatgaCCCCGGGGGAAGCTTTTTATCAGTGTCTGAAGAATTTGGGCGCTGGGCTGATGTATGAGTTCTAGGAGAGGAGTTCATGTGGGTTGGAAagcttcttttctgttctctgttttcaaTTGGactttgcttctgcattttggGGCAAGGCAGCAGTAGAGAGTCCCGTATAGCTGGAAAAGTGGGATGAGATATGATGTGGGTAAGATATTGCCCAGCCCCACGGTGGGATGGAAGGGCAGGAGGCTGGGCCAGAACGAAGGCCCAGCTGGTGGCCCTGGCTGGGCGGAGAACAGGAGCGGGGCTGACCGCCCTGCACAGATctaggcagctctgcagagctgtaggCTGCGTCTGCTTGCAGGAGCTCGCTGATGCTGTTGAATAACACTCCTTGACCTCTGCTTCCAGGAGAGGTGAATGACAACgctctgctggagctggaaGAGGCCAACTTATCTGAGGACTGTATGCCAAGACCACTCTCTCCGACCAAGACCCGATTCTCCAGCGAGAGCAGCTCCCGGAGCCGCCTGAGCTCCATGACTCTGGACAGCGAGGACAGCTTCTACCAGAGCGGTGCCTTCGACGACTCTGCAGCAGAGAGCCTGAGCCGCCAGTCCAGCATGGACGACGACTGCTTCCTACCGAGGGATGGCGATGGCACGGCCGGGAGGTGCTCCCTGCGCAGGCACCGCAGCATCAGCCTGGCCAGCAGCGGCTCCATGTCGCCACTGTGGGAGAGCGGcggcagctccagcagcttcGGGACGCTCCCGAGGAAGAGCAGGAGATCGAGCGTTCGAAAGCAGCTCCTGAAATTCATTCCAGGTCTTCACCGGGcgctggaggaggaggaaagccGGGTGTGACCCTGCGTTCCCCAGggccaggaggagcagcatgAGGCTGCGTTTGTTCCTTACCCACACGGCCTTACAGCAGGACTGATGGTATTTAAAATGCTCtgatttattaattattttaatttttaatcgGAGTGAATCGTGGACTTCTTCATTAACATAAAAAATGACTAGCTCCAAGACGTGAAGAACTGTGAGCGACTCCCTCAGCATATTTAGTGTTAATGACGGGTTTTAATCAAGTGCAAATTTTCtaactatttattttctgttaccGAAGTCAATCTTCAGAGATCTTCAATAAAGCGAGAGCTTCTACTAAGGTGGTGATtaggagcagggcagagcccAGACCTCGTCCAGGGGTAGGTCCCAGAGGTGATGCTGGGATGGACAGTGCTGCTGCTCGGGGGCACTGCTCAGCTGAACCTCCCTTACTGCAGGGGATGTGCAGCACCAATGTCCTGGGTTACGCAGCAGAGCCCTGCGcccagcctgtgctgcagaactgcacGCTGCTGAtggaggagagctgctgtgctgctggcttgtGCAGGACGGAAGGCATTGGTGCTGATACAAGAGGGATGTGCTGGGGTGGGGTGTGTGGCGGTGAGTGCAGGGCGAGTGcgatggagagcagcagcagtgctgggggtcccttccaacataacCCATTCCGTGATTCGATCATCTGTGAGTTTGGGAGGGAGGAAAACAGACTGTTGGCAATGCTGAGATACTGAAGGGAGAATCCCAGTGGAGTGGGGGCTATGGGAGTGTGGTGCTCTGTGACCCATGTTGTGGTACAGCTTGGCAGTGTGGCAATTTGGGCCCTGCTGAAGCCATGGGACTTTTTTGTGCCGTTCCTACCAGGCTTGCTAGAAGAGCATTTTCTGTGCCCAGTGACGGGTCATTTCTGTGCTAGATGTCATCACCATCGCCCCTTGAGGTTGCTGTGGTCAGATTGGCTAACTGGAATTTCAGCAGGTTGGAGAAAATGCTAATCAGCATGCCATGGTCTGACTGCACCATCCAGGCTCACTGAGCTCTTAGCTCTGCACGGTGCAGAGGCAGATGTTCACCATGAGGATGAGCGaggatggctgtgctgtggtgcaACCAACCCCTGGACAGGGTTCCCCATGGCTCTCCTCACTGGAGCTCCTTTTTAGACACAGAGGTTTCAACCCATGGTTTGTTGTCCTGAGGCGCAGCTTCCCTCTGCCAACAGAGGTGTTTGAAAGAATGAGGACAAGTAGAGGTCATTTCCAAGTGGACACTGATGGCAGGCACAGAACTGTCCGAGTGACAGCAGCCATGGGCACCATGGCCAGCCAACCCAGTTGATTTAATGCCCAGAAGAGATCCCACATTTGAAAAGGGACATTACACTCAGTCATGCTTGTGCAGTGTAGAGAGGCAAATATTCCCATTTTGTACCCTCTGCCAAGTGACGTGCCTGATTTACTGGTGGAAAGACATCTCACTCGGCTAATTTGTTTGCTTATCATTACTAAATGATGCCTGGGGAAGCCATACTTTCCAAGTACCTTCCAAGTCCATTTCAGTATCCAGATTAATCACCAGAAATACACAGATTGCAAATGGGCTAAGAGCCCTCTTTGGTGCATAATGTTATGAAGAAGCAGACTGGGAATTCCTCAGGTACCATCATTTTCACTTGTAAGTAAATATATGGTTTATTTTCAGGGCTTCCAGGAAAACAGGGGCATCTCTGCCCCCACGGCTCCCCAGAAACATGCTTTGCATTGCCATCACACGCTCCTTGGTGCAGGCTGTGGGCTCTGGGCAGGCAGTTGCATTGCTGCACATCCTGCTCCTCCTTTTGCATAAAAGGTGTTCAAAATGCGATGTGAGCTTTGCTCCTGGGGCTGCATCTTGGTGGGAATTAATGCAGGTTTGTGGTCACAAGCAGTAACTCTTGGTGTGAAAGGGTAACTCACTGTGCTGGCTGATGTGTGCCTGCTGGTACTGTGGAGGGACCCAGCGTACCCGTACAGCCAACTGACCTAAGAAAGCCTTAAAAAGACTGTTAGGGAGGCGatgctgtttctgcagtggTGGGAGCGAGCTCTGGTTGCTACAGCAAAGTGTGTGACCACAGCGCGGTGTTCTGGCGGCCAGGAGCTGCACAGCGCATCAAAAACAGGATGTGGGCGATCACAGCTCTGCAGCGGGCTGGGGCCGGGGGGGAGGAGCACGGGCAAACTGCAGAGCCGAGGGAATGAGCGCTGTTCTGAGCGGCGCTGCTCCGCGCAAGCGGCAGCAGAAAGCGCTGAGGGCAGCCCGAGGTGTGCGAGGAGAATCACGGAACTGCAGACCAtctcgagttggaagggacccacaaggagtccatcgagtccaacccctggccCCACATAGGACCACTGAAAACCGAAACCCTATGGCTGAGAGCGGTGTCCCAACGCTCCCTGAGCTCCggcagcactgggctgtgctgcccgCTGCCCtgaggagctgtgcagtgcccaccgccctctggggGAAAGCCATAGAACCACAGCCCGGTTGGctcggaagggacctcagagcccTCCAGTCCCTCCCCTGCTGCGGGCTGGTTGTcgccagcagctcagggcccaGGTGGGATGCCTGGCCTTGGGTGGGCTTTGTGCTTGGCTCTCTCTCGGGCTGTACTTTCTGTAgctgatgttttttgtttctttttcccccaaagcCATGGGATGTGTTCTGGCTTCTGCAGGGATTATGATGGAAAACTATTCTGGCTTCAAATTTATCCTGCAACTGCTCTCCCCTTGCTGTCTGGAGACCTGACCCTGGAAGCCATGGGCTTACATGAGGTTTCTGCACCTTCCTGTCTCAGCCTCGGGTTTCTGCCTGCCCCTGGTTCCGTTCTGCTCGGAGGCAACTCTCATTTCAGTGGCTGATCTCCACCTGCATTTCAGGGTCAGCTGTGcttcttctgccttctgtgGGTGCTTCTGCCCAGGTGAGTTCTGCTTTCACcaagtatttctgttctgtgcagcTGCTTTAGAGGCTTCTGTGCAAAGCAGTGGAGGCAGCCAGCTCTCGTGGTGCTGAGGGGGTTACGGAGTGCAGTTACCTGGGGTGCAAGTGGTGAGCACACCTTGCATATCCACAAAGCTAGGAATTGCCTTTGGTCAGTACTGTTCCATTCCAGCCACAATTCAGGTGAGACAGTCCTGGAACTTCGTGCCTGCCGCACAGCCCCATTACATCCACAgttgtgcagctctgtgcctttcAGACCAGGCAGCATTAAGTTGCAGAGGCAGTCAAGAAGTGCCCGATGGCCTCGGCTCACTGTTCCTGGAACaagggcaggagcagcactgccttgcCCTGGCCCAAGGCTGCAGCACCCGCTACAGCCGAGCTGTGTGACTGGAGCAGAAATGTGGAGGCAGGCGATGAGCTACAGAGAGCACGAGGAGCAGTGTGAGCACCTCATGGAATGGCTGCTTAGTATTGCTGAGATGGAGTTGTGGCTCTAATGAGGCTCTCCTATGTGCCTTCCTGCTGTCTTCACTCACAGTGCTACCTGCGAAATGTGAGGGGAGGGACTTCTGGAGTGGAAACGTCCCGCTTCAAAGGTCACTCGGGAAGTGGTTCAGAAGAGAGTCGTGCAAGTAGTGCTATGACCACCAGGTGCTAATTGGGAATGGTGCCTCTGGGTGAGGACGGAGTGTGCCACCAATAGATGGCACCAGGCTGTGTCTCAGGGCTTCTACAGCGCCGTGGCCACCAGAGGGaagctgtggggacaggacCCGGCCACCAAGGAGCAGCGTTCACCAAAGGGCCGTTTGGATTAGTTTGGGGCTATGCCAATAGctcagaagaacagaaataacc
Coding sequences within it:
- the LOC125697022 gene encoding cytohesin-interacting protein; the encoded protein is MSLRRLAQHSQRAGSGDRGVQMDSRRLQQLVSTVGTLPRSRKQLALTRSSSLGDCSRPQRHFISIFKEDKETFGFEIQTIRFPNQTDYSLEVCTCVCKIQEESPAHVSGLQIGDILANVNGVNTDGFSHKQIVDLIKSSGNYLRLETVNGALFLRKMELENKLQLLKQTLQQKWVELRSLHLQEQRLLHGEVNDNALLELEEANLSEDCMPRPLSPTKTRFSSESSSRSRLSSMTLDSEDSFYQSGAFDDSAAESLSRQSSMDDDCFLPRDGDGTAGRCSLRRHRSISLASSGSMSPLWESGGSSSSFGTLPRKSRRSSVRKQLLKFIPGLHRALEEEESRV